GGCATCGGGATCGCGGTTTCCCAGGTTTTGAATGTACTGAGATTGGACACGTAGAAATCTTCCTGTTCGCCATAAACCGGAACCCTCTTGTCTTCAATTCTTCTGGTAAACAGGAGGGTTTTTCCATCAACGGTAATAGTAGGGAAATATTCCGCATCTTTTGTGTTGACGCCAGGTCCTAAATTCACCGGTTTGAACTGTGTCGGATTTTTCATGGCTTCAATCGCAAAAGCACAGTCATTAATGAGTTGGTTTGCGCGGGCAACATTTTCCGGATGTGCACCCTTGGCTTTTGTAAACTCTGTGAGACTTTTAGCCGCATTTTCATACTCACCTACGGAATATTCCATCGTTCCCAGGTAGAAATAAACGGCTCCTCCCGAAGTTGGGTTCGGATTGATTGCTATTGCTTTGCGGTAATGTTCGATTGCTTTGTAAGGCTGATTCAATTCTTCATACATTTCAGCTTCTACCATGTGAGCTTCCCAAAAATTCGGATCTTTCTCCAATGCTTTGTCTAAGAGACTGATCGCTCCTGCGAAATTGGGGCCGTGAGTTCTTGGATCAACTGATTTGCCAGGTTCATTTCTGGCTTGCTCATACAATTCAATGGCTTTTTTGTTTTTGGTGGAGTAAGTCATTTGAGCTGTGGAACAGGAAGCCATAGCTAATAAGAACAAAACCAATAATCCGTTTTTCATGCTTAAGGTATTTCTAAGTATTTATGAGTTTGTAAAGAAATCTTCCATTTCGGATGATTTTTTACGTACTCGATAATTGTTGGCAATAATTGTTCCCTTTTTGACCATTCCGGCTGTAAATAGAGAACACAGTTTTCATTCACTTTTTGCGAATGGCCTTCTGCCCATGCCAAATCCGATTTATGAAAGATAACAATTTTTAGTTCCGAAGCCTTCAAATAAGCTTCTTCAACCGGTGCTTTAAATTTTTTAGGAGAAAAAGTGTACCAATCTACCTTCCCGGATAAATCACTGGTACCCGAAGTTTCAATAGCGACGTATTTCCCGATGGAGTGGAGTGCATCCACCAAAACAGTCAGGTCATACATGGCAGGCTCTCCTCCGGTAATAACGACCAATTCCCCCGGATATTGGGAAACCAGGTTTTTTAATTCCTCCACACTCATCTTCGGATGGATATCCGCATCCCAGGATTCTTTGACATCGCACCAAACACAGCCGACATCACATCCTCCCAATCGAATGAAATATGCAGAGGTTCCCGTGTATTTTCCTTCACCCTGTAACGTGTAGAA
The window above is part of the Fluviicola sp. genome. Proteins encoded here:
- a CDS encoding 7-carboxy-7-deazaguanine synthase QueE; translated protein: MSQYSSTFYPVMEHFYTLQGEGKYTGTSAYFIRLGGCDVGCVWCDVKESWDADIHPKMSVEELKNLVSQYPGELVVITGGEPAMYDLTVLVDALHSIGKYVAIETSGTSDLSGKVDWYTFSPKKFKAPVEEAYLKASELKIVIFHKSDLAWAEGHSQKVNENCVLYLQPEWSKREQLLPTIIEYVKNHPKWKISLQTHKYLEIP